One Zeugodacus cucurbitae isolate PBARC_wt_2022May chromosome 3, idZeuCucr1.2, whole genome shotgun sequence genomic region harbors:
- the LOC105213047 gene encoding nipped-B protein isoform X1 — MTDPDIPSVPVTTLACLTSLSDLLSELPVPDTLASVTSLNKSLLFHTLVAKESNNLLSVRDDNLVKQLVHAIEQTNSEIIELKSQYAIEQFGTNINTYPELLQGIYSYNPTVFNANNSKINQKNKQQTHQQQQEQWYNVVHGQRSGSSTQQTNDLQRIEQQTPLDSNNPAISKNLHSGSFPTMEMTSIQNNNFDVHTPRKRKNQHLLTEQKPNLPVEEQKAGFENIASFQSTGSLPTTINPTISSNTTVNEQILNPVTPAVGTQNYQNTNFTTQMPDSKSTITTGVSNAHLPVNNGYTQHSVNAQALATPSSSDVGTTLKPIKSEIEYDTGKTNADSLSKSSEVSNLRVCINRLKEKDASLMQESIKKFVKKSPESARKFGLITPPEMQAPKQEVEKAETTTTAATTSVTPTVPPTAPPAVLPARNAKQLTTKAAENDDAFNLMKTNEKPLAVKRKLPPSVDEVPPEQIHSQPKLRCVERIVSTPSAKCSKDEILRSQTYQQFMRNLEQIIETLDDTEVPNFDTDDVDENIECISSRMLNIMSNDIAKLKAKYVLDVIPKNKLALLVNYAMRNVYLAKNYSAGPDDEDDIVDDEIMEKILNGIEACLLICNIYCTSKDIKFLQEDNISLIIKFMHFQFRETIFPSYDPVYTVKSMKKTDNRKKSKIYQNYNRSLQLLYSKATELMKVFVTLFDKYIFVDTIILPLSTLSIEPFFVDNIETLQFVCLELVTTLFRKEEYVKIRSSILGDILTSIDRLPSSKKNLRPFKLINNSGNIQMVTALVLQLIQCVTILPDVMNSNSQHKRKALPQYGDQGAGFSSQTDRQNIDVIVLKKYEIAISIGGNFLTTFLNKCKSRSNETDFRPIFENFIYDLLATVNKPEWPSSELLLSLLGTMLVRYVSDKSIEQSIRLVSLDYLGIVAARLRKDAVDSRYKVNVIDSMIRYIKVEQEKEGDLPSSNNKVELKEDERVEFLQKILLDFLAANAHVDNPIWDYARHFYLTQWYRDIIYQRRNINESAKRDTSRKKSSRKRRTEADLSGSDSNDDSGDDINFENVDSRVGGDCTMGSQELNMERFNLLDKRKQCLLNNINPYSTLGDSNHAQHIKTYIDYNNAHLIAQYLASKRPFSKSFDGYLKKIILVVNEPSIAIRTRAMKCLANIVEVDPMVLRRKDMQMGVNQKFLDAAISVREAAVDLVGKFVLSNEELIDQYYDMLSTRILDTGVSVRKRVIKILRDICIEYPTFQKIPEICVKMIRRVNDEEGIQKLVTEVFMKMWFTPLHKNDKDGIHLKINQIIDVVNIAHDTGTAWLEGLLNSIFQPKESATKGDDSMKDTLQKKTEPPADILLSCQQLADGLVGRLIELEDTDNTRMLGCITTLHLLAKVRPQLLVQHAITIEPYLNIKCHPTTAPKFICAVADILEKVVPLVNNASESFLASLEEHLMLLVVSLNQAVVKSCVSCLGAIVNKITKNYALIRDCFQKFYRILDQTRSQIMQNRQINNLSAAIRRSLFTIGILMRYFDFKSKEVVGATNGLSPTICNDVFECLMFFAQYQNPDIRKEALIALGSFCVMNDDYLTNTKLKRYYCDLLLSETSDACFKIISLRNIWIYLTESEMNMFNKEKDWDKQSKTEDLKEMNDVSSGMSSRIIQLYLQEIFECFLNSDDNVRLWAVKVIQIVLRQGLVHPVKTVPYLICLSTDSKLESAHRADALLKDIDKMYNGFVNMKAQLGLQFSFRLQGILQQHSKNSKGGNKVIRGFVKRQMDTMPTALNDFLYTLLRPIKTQRRALVQTIVKQFDDQKTSLQQMLYIADNLAYFPYVVQDEPLYLIHQVDLLISIVGTNLLTTFKENLKPSVNVGDVLEDDDDEDDPDILFKRLPENAFEMQKCIMSAQACMLLLILKDHLKNMYSLTDGKISRYSPSEPKLYEKAVVRKTVSDFNPKTTIDIIKKQQESKSASNVAISQASLNDDERMDLVIKYLDFKKLMLKLDPDDEDSEDEGRNKSKLNSTANTSLLNSSSASANKSTDDSCLDGDKSMKQENLT; from the exons atgacTGACCCCGATATTCCCAGTGTTCCAGTAACAACTTTGGCTTGTTTGACAAGTTTGTCAGATTTACTAAGTGAACTTCCAGTACCAGACACATTGGCAAGTGTCACTTCATTAAATAAATCCTTGCTTTTTCACACCTTGGTTGCTAAAGAATCCAACAACTTGTTATCTGTGCGCGATGATAATCTAGTAAAACAGTTGGTGCATGCCATTGAACAGACGAACTCTGAAATAATAGAACTAAAATCCCAGTATGCAATCGAGCAATTTGGTACTAATATAAATACGTATCCCGAACTACTACAGGGTATTTACAGCTACAACCCCACAGTGTTTAACGCTAACAATagtaaaattaatcaaaaaaataaacaacaaactcatcaacaacaacaagaacagtggTATAATGTTGTACACGGGCAAAGAAGTGGATCTTCAACGCAACAGACAAATGATCTGCAACGGATTGAACAACAAACGCCCCTGGATTCAAATAATCCTGCAATATCAAAGAATTTACATAGTGGCAGTTTTCCAACAATGGAAATGACTTCCattcaaaacaataattttgatgtGCATACTCCGAGAAAACGGAAAAATCAACATCTATTAACAGAACAAAAGCCAAACCTTCCGGTAGAAGAACAAAAGGCTGGCTTTGAAAATATAGCATCTTTCCAAAGTACAGGTTCCTTGCCAACAACGATTAATCCAACAATTTCTAGTAATACAACTGTAAATGAGCAAATCTTAAATCCAGTTACACCAGCAGTTGGGACACAAAATtaccaaaatacaaattttaccaCCCAAATGCCAGATAGTAAAAGTACAATTACAACTGGTGTATCAAACGCACATCTGCCTGTGAATAACGGATATACCCAACATAGTGTCAACGCACAAGCCTTAGCAACACCATCGTCAAGCGACGTGGGCACTACGCTGAAGCCAATAAAGAGTGAAATTGAATACGACACCGGGAAGACTAATGCAGATTCGCTCAGTAAATCGTCGGAGGTGTCTAATCTTAGGGTATGTATAAATAGACTTAAAGAAAAAGACGCATCTCTCATGCAagaaagcataaaaaaatttgtaaagaaATCGCCAGAGTCTGCACGCAAATTTGGATTGATAACTCCACCTGAAATGCAGGCTCCAAAGCAAGAAGTAGAAAAAGCcgaaaccacaacaacagcggcgACTACATCAGTTACACCAACTGTACCACCAACTGCACCACCAGCTGTGTTACCTGCGCGAAATGCTAAACAATTAACAACCAAAGCAGCAGAAAACGATGACGCATTTAACTTGATGAAGACGAATGAAAAACCACTCGCTGTAAAGCGCAAACTTCCGCCTTCAGTTGATGAAGTTCCACCCGAACAAATACACTCACAGCCGAAGCTACGTTGCGTTGAACGCATCGTCTCAACACCGTCTGCAAAATGTTCAAAAGACGAAATCTTACGATCACAAACGTATCAGCAATTTATGCGCAATTTGGAGCAAATCATTGAGACGCTGGACGACACAGAAGTTCCAAATTTCGACACCGACGATGTGGACGAGAACATCGAATGTATATCGTCCCGTATGCTTAACATAATGAGCAACGACATTGCTAAGCTAAAAGCCAAGTATGTTTTGGATGTCATACCCAAAAATAAATTGGCGCTTTTGGTCAATTACGCTATGCGAAATGTGTATTTGGCGAAAAACTACTCGGCAGGCCCAGATGATGAGGACGACATCGTGGATGATGAAATAATGGAGAAGATTTTAAACGGCATCGAAGCATGCCTCTtgatttgcaatatttattgcaCTTCCAAGGATATTAAGTTCTTGCAAGAGGATAATATTTCGCTTATCATCAAATTCATGCATTTTCAATTTCGCGAAACAATCTTTCCATCATACGATCCCGTCTACACAGTGAAGAGTATGAAAAAGACAGATAATCGTAAGAAATCGAAAATCTATCAAAACTACAACCGCAGTCTGCAATTGCTATACTCCAAGGCCACAGAGCTGATGAAGGTGTTCGTTACGCTTTTCgacaaatacatttttgtcGACACTATCATACTACCGCTGTCGACGCTCTCTATCGAGCCATTCTTTGTAGATAATATCGAAACTTTGCAATTTGTGTGTTTGGAATTGGTTACGACACTCTTTCGCAAGGAGGAATACGTTAAAATACGCAGCAGTATACTCGGTGATATACTGACCTCAATCGATCGTTTGCCGTCTTCGAAGAAAAATCTGCGGCCCTTCAAACTGATCAACAATAGTGGGAACATACAGATGGTCACCGCATTAGTGCTGCAACTCATACAGTGCGTTACGATTCTGCCCGATGTCATGAATAGCAATTCGCAGCATAAACGGAAGGCGCTGCCACAATACGGTGATCAGGGCGCCGGCTTCTCCTCGCAAACCGACCGACAAAATATCGATGTGATTGTGTTGAAGAAATACGAAATCGCCATAAGTATAGGTGGCAATTTCCTAACGACGTtcttaaataaatgcaaatcgcGGTCGAATGAAACTGATTTCCGTCCAATCTTCGAGAATTTCATCTACGATCTCCTGGCCACTGTAAACAAACCCGAATGGCCATCATCCGAACTATTGCTTTCACTGTTGGGCACGATGCTTGTGCGTTATGTCTCGGACAAGTCTATCGAACAGAGCATACGCCTGGTTTCATTGGATTACTTGGGCATTGTGGCGGCACGCTTGCGCAAGGATGCCGTGGACTCGCGCTACAAAGTGAACGTCATAGACTCGATGATCCGGTATATCAAAGTGGAACAGGAGAAGGAGGGCGACTTGCCATCCAGCAATAATAAGGTCGAATTAAAGGAGGATGAGCGTGTTGAATTTCTGCAGAAAATACTTCTGGACTTTTTAGCCGCCAATGCGCACGTGGATAATCCCATCTGGGATTACGCCAGACACTTTTATTTGACTCAATGGTATCGTGATATAATCTATCAGCGTCGCAACATCAACGAGAGCGCCAAACGTGATACGTCGCGCAAGAAGAGTTCACGTAAGAGACGCACCGAAGCCGATCTCTCCGGCAGTGATAGCAACGACGACAGTGGTGACGACATAAACTTCGAAAATGTCGATAGTCGTGTTGGTGGCGATTGCACCATGGGCAGTCAAGAGTTGAATATGGAACGTTTCAATTTGCTTGATAAACGCAAGCAATGCTTATTGAACAACATAAATCCATACTCAACACTCGGTGATTCCAATCATGCACAACACATCAAAACCTATATCGATTACAACAATGCACATTTGATAGCGCAATATTTGGCCAGCAAAAGGCCATTTAGCAAATCATTCGATGGCTATCTCAAGAAGATTATTTTGGTTGTAAACGAGCCGTCGATCGCCATTAGGACGCGCGCCATGAAATGCTTGGCGAATATAGTGGAAGTCGACCCGATGGTGCTGCGGCGCAAGGACATGCAAATGGGCGTGAACCAAAAGTTCTTGGACGCCGCGATATCGGTGCGCGAGGCGGCCGTCGATTTAGTGGGTAAATTCGTACTGAGCAACGAAGAGCTGATTGATCAGTATTATGATATGCTGTCAACTAGAATTCTCGATACGGGCGTGTCGGTGCGCAAGCGCGTAATCAAAATTCTACGCGACATCTGCATCGAGTATCCGACGTTTCAGAAAATTCCAGAAATTTGCGTCAAAATGATACGACGCGTCAACGACGAGGAGGGCATACAAAAGCTGGTGACGGAGGTGTTCATGAAGATGTGGTTTACGCCGTTGCATAAGAACGACAAGGACGGCATACACTTGAAGATCAATCAGATCATCGATGTGGTTAATATCGCACACGACACGGGCACGGCGTGGTTGGAGGGACTGCTGAACAGCATCTTCCAGCCGAAGGAGAGCGCGACCAAGGGCGATGACAGCATGAAAGACACATTGCAGAAGAAGACGGAGCCGCCGGCTGATATACTGCTGTCGTGCCAGCAGCTGGCCGACGGTTTGGTGGGGCGTCTGATCGAACTGGAGGACACCGACAACACACGCATGTTGGGCTGCATAACCACATTGCATTTACTGGCGAAGGTGCGTCCCCAACTGCTGGTGCAGCACGCTATAACTATCGAGCCCTACTTGAACATCAAGTGTCACCCGACAACGGCACCGAAATTCATTTGCGCCGTGGCTGATATACTCGAAaag GTCGTGCCGCTTGTTAACAACGCAAGTGAGTCATTCTTGGCTTCGCTCGAAGAGCACTTGATGCTGTTGGTTGTCTCGCTGAATCAGGCGGTTGTTAAGAGTTGTGTGTCATGCTTGGGTGCGATCGTCAACAAAATAACGAAGAACTATGCTTTGATAAGAGATTGCTTTCAGAAGTTTTATCGCATTTTAGATCAAACGCGCAGTCAGATAATGCAAAATCGACAAATTAACAATTTAAGTGCAGCTATACGGCGTAGCCTCTTCACCATCGGCATACTGATGCGttatttcgatttcaaatcGAAAGAGGTTGTGGGCGCCACAAACGGGCTGTCGCCCACCATATGCAACGATGTGTTTGAGTGTCTGATGTTCTTTGCGCAATATCAGAATCCCGATATACGCAAAGAGGCGTTGATCGCTTTGGGTTCATTTTGTGTGATGAACGATGACTATCTGACCAATACGAAGTTGAAGCGTTACTACTGCGATTTGTTGCTTTCAGAGACGAGTGATGCTTGTTTCAAGATTATTAGTTTACGTAATATTTGGATATATCTGACCGAGTCGGAGATGAATATGTTCAATAAGGAGAAGGATTGGGATAAGCAGTCGAAAACCGAGGATCTGAAGGAGATGAACGATGTGTCGTCGGGTATGTCGAGTCGCATCATACAACTGTATCTGCAAGAAATCTTCGAATGTTTCCTAAACAGCGATGACAATGTGCGCTTGTGGGCCGTCAAAGTCATACAGATTGTGTTGCGGCAGGGCCTTGTGCATCCTGTGAAGACTGTGCCATACCTAATATGCTTGAGTACAGATTCGAAGCTTGAGTCTGCGCACCGGGCCGATGCCTTGCTGAAGGATATCGATAAGATGTACAACGGGTTTGTGAATATGAAGGCACAGTTAGGTTTGCAGTTCAGCTTCCGTCTGCAGGGTATTTTGCAGCAGCACAGTAAGAATAGTAAGGGTGGCAATAAAGTCATACGTGGCTTTGTTAAAAGACAAATGGACACCATGCCGACGGCGTTAAATGACTTCTTGTACACACTGCTGCGTCCGATAAAGACGCAACGGCGTGCGCTCGTGCAGACGATCGTGAAGCAATTTGACGATCAGAAAACTTCGCTACAGCAGATGCTGTATATAGCGGATAATTTGGCTTACTTCCCGTATGTGGTGCAGGATGAACCGCTCTATTTAATACATCAAGTCGATTTACTCATATCTATCGTTGGTACTAATTTGCTCACAACATTTAAGGAGAATCTTAAACCTAGCGTTAATGTAGGCGATGTCTTAGAAGATGACGACGATGAAGATGATCCCGATATACTGTTCAAGCGTTTGCCCGAGAATGCATTCGAAATGCAAAAGTGCATAATGTCGGCACAGGCGTGTATGCTGTTGCTGATACTGAAGGATCatctaaaaaatatgtatagtttAACCGATGGTAAAATATCAAGGTACTCACCTTCGGAACCCAAGTTGTACGAGAAGGCGGTAGTTCGTAAAACTGTATCAGATTTTAATCCTAAAACAACAATAGATATTATTAAGAAACAGCAGGAGTCGAAGTCCGCTTCCAATGTTGCAATTAGCCAAGCCAGTTTGAATGATGACGAACGTATGGATttggttataaaatatttagattttaaaaagttaatgCTTAAACTGGATCCCGACGATGAGGATTCCGAGGACGAGGGTCGCaataaatcgaaattaaattCAACAGCTAACACATCACTGCTGAACTCGAGTTCGGCTAGCGCAAATAAGTCCACAGATGACAGCTGTTTAGATGGGGATAAATCAATGAAGCAGGAGAATTTGACTTAA